Within the Scleropages formosus chromosome 8, fSclFor1.1, whole genome shotgun sequence genome, the region TACCTAGTATCAAAACATCAGTACCTCAGTACCCCAATATCAGTACCTTGTTACCTCAGTATTAATACCTCAATACCTTAGTATCCCAGTATCAGTACTTTGTTACCTCAGTATCAGCACCTCAGTATTAATACCTCAGTACCTCAGTATCAGTATTTAATTACTTCAGAATCAGTACATCAGTATTAATACCTCAGTACCACAGTACCTAAGAATCTCAAGATCTCAGTACCACAGTACCTAAGAATGTCAGAATGAGGAATTTCTCGTGTGACACACACGTTGACATCATGCGTTCACACGAAAGGCGGCAACTGATCTGCAGCATAAAAAGCGCAGGCGAGTAGAGAGTAGAGCAAAGCGAACATCCGTCGTGCGAAGAGCACACGGCTCGTCTCCGCCCGGTAACACCGGCACACGTGTCACCCTAAACCTTTTACAAAGAAGCAGCGAGAAATAATCAGACAACGAAGAGGACGATGACTCTGTGGACGGCTCTCTTCACTGTGGTGGCAGtaattgccatggcaacaggtaGGATTTATTCCACATAGCATATGGCAGACACGATGATggagataaagaaataaagattgCGGGGCAAGAGCCAGGACTGACGAGCCAGGCCAGTCTGTGTTCATACACACTCTGTAATTATTGGAACAATGAAAGTCAGCACGAAACTGTGACTAAATGACCAAAGTTGAAGAGAGAAAAGTTTGTCACCGGATGTTCTTTCCTTCTGTGACGTACGACTCGTGTCAAACGGCGTCATTTATTAAATGATCAGAAATTAACGTGACGTGGGATATGTGGGCTTGAACGCGCAAAAACGTCCTCCAGGAGACCGAAGGGACCAAGTGCGAGAGGGAAAACGACGACACGGCGAGTACAGAGTAAGGGCACGTTCGTACAGTACCCATAAAATAAGAATGTTTCACCCTGGGCTGTTTCTTACACCATTCAAAGTGAGGAAAAGTTTGCAGTCTAACAACCTGAGGAATGTGTGACTTGAGGGAAAAATGAGTGTTTGGGCAATAATAGATCCCTACAGCACAGGCTCTGCAGTTTTCAAGGACTGAAATGGTGCTGCAGAAAGTGCCGCGTGTCGTCGTAACACACATTTTGGGAAAAGTTGACAAACGTGCCAAACACATTCCATGTTTCCCGTCCTCAGAGTCGACTCGCCTCCCCCTTATACACTTTCATAACTTTACTGTCCTGCCGGAGACCGAACTTCGTTTCCGGAACGTTTCCTACTCAAGATCTCACTGACttgttcttctcttcttctgcctTCCAGAATCACACGCCCAGAAGCCAAGTAAGTGCTCAATGCCGCTGTTACTCTTGTGTCGCGTGTTTGTCACACAGCAGTGCGGCCACAGGTTCGTGTTCAGTGTCAGCGCCAGAGCGGTCAGTCCAACAGCAGCTGGCCATCATCACTGAAATAGAAGGAAACACTCCAGTTCGGGTTAAGGGCTCAAAACTGGACAGAAAATATAATCAGAATGTAAGTAGAGAAGTAAGAGTTTGATCCGGTGTCAAGGTCGAGATCTTCCCAGATCCCGGATCTTCATGCCTGCTGCTCGGAGCGGCGCAGTTCATGTCGCTGGGCCCTCTTGGGCTATGAGCTCCGCATGGGTGTGAAGCAGTTATGCAGCACTAGCTTTCTTATATCGCACATAATATCATGCCAAGTAAAAGAAGCTGTGACGTGTCAAGAACATCCGTGTTCACATGTCGTCCCCCTTCAGTGTGTGGTCAAGCCCCCCTGAACACCAGGATCGTTGGGGGGCAGAATGCTGCCCCGGGCAGTTGGCCCTGGCAAGTCAGTATGCGCTACCAGGGAAGTCACATGTGCGGAGGGTCCCTCATCAACAACCGGTGGATCCTGTCCGCTGCCCACTGCTTCACACTGATCAGGTATTAATTACAGGATGTGACAATGAAGAGGTGGAGCAGTGTTACGTGTGTCATGTACCATGTTTTGCGGTATGATGTTTCACCCCTGATATCGTCTTAAACTGCACTCTCTCACATTCTCTCCTCCAGTGCGAATCCAAGCAGGTGGACTATGGTTCTGGGCCTGCAGACCCAGCAGGGTACCAACCCGAACGCAGTGTCTGTATCAGTCAGCAAAATCACCGTGAACCCAAATTACAACGGAAACACCCATGACAACGACCTCGCTCTGGTCCAGCTGTCCTCTACTGTCAACTTCAACAACTACATCCAGCCCGTCTGCCTGGCAGCCGCTGGCAGCACCTTCTACAACGGCACCAAGACCTGGGTCACCGGCTGGGGATACATCCAGTCAGGAGGTGAGTGTGTTCGTCCTGAGGACCAGCAGGTGGAGGCGTAAATAGGGAACAGAAGCTACAAGTGAATTTTTTGCAGATACTGAGACGCTGCTGCCCACGATGCAGTGCTCTCTGTCCTTCTGGCACCTCAAACTGCATATCGGAACAAATTTGTCATTTACGAAATCAGAGCTAAATCACGACTGCAGGCTGCTGTTTTGCAGTTAGTCCACCTGATTACAGCCTTGGGAGCTGCAACCAGTTGCTGTCCTCTTCCCTCAGTGTTCCTCCCTCCACCGGGGATTCTGCAGGAAGTCGAGGTGCCTGTCATTGGAAACGGGAAGTGTAACTGTCTCTATGGACCGGGGTCCATCACCAAGAACATGCTGTGTGCTGGGCTGCTGGCGGGGGGCAAGGACTCCTGTCAGGTACCGCAGCTACCACAGCCTCCTGAGTCAACGTCTGTCTCAGAGAGCTCTCCACATATCCACAGCGAGTCCAGTGTGACCGTTCCCACTCACGCCAGAAATGTGTTTCCACCTGTGCAGGGGGACTCAGGAGGTCCACTGGTGGTCAAACAGGGTTCCGTCTGGGTCCAGGCCGGGATCGTGAGCTTTGGTAACGGATGTGCTGAACCCAATTACCCAGGAGTCTACACCAGGGTGTCCCCGTATCAGTCCTGGATTAGCTCAGTCATCACCTCCAACCTACCAGGATTCGTCACGTACTCCTCCAGTGGGACAAACCGTGACGTCACCTGCTCCGCTTTtgggaaatgaaataaataaatgtgaatgtcctCTTTTCCTCTATCCCCCTCTTTCTGTTTCCTTCACTGTTGCTCACTGGCACCCTGTTCTAATTCTCACActgataattttattattttcatccAGTTGTAATCTGAACAGttgattaaattcattttcatttggttCCCTTACCAACCAGGTTCTTAAGATCAAGCGTAAAAAATCCAGAGAGATTTTTTCTCAGCTGCACTACAGATAACAGAGGCCTGGAGATAACAGGAGCATCATTGGAGAACCCATGAGGGTTGCATTCAGACCCAAACAAACAGAATGGAACCAAAGTTTTAAGAACAATGGCACTGAAATGTGTCCAGATGAGAACTTCACTTTGTGGAACAAAGTAGAAGAAGATTTGACCTTGCTACAGCCATACAAACATAACTAGAGAGATATTTTTATCTTTGGTGAGGAAAGCTAAACTCTCCTCATACAGATGTGTGTATAGGAGGCACCGTTTAATACTCTTGGATGAACTCAGTCATCACCTCCACCACATCAGGATTCGTCAAGTACACCTCTAGCAGACTAAAGCCTGACATCCCCTGCTAAACAACTGAATCCTCTCCTTCGTCCCAGATCTCCTCTCTACCCTGTGCTGCTGTCATGGCGGCGGGCTGAGAGGAGACAGACATGTAAGGACCCAGTTGCGGGTTGGTTTTTATTCGTAAACGAGGTTCGAAGGACAAGGCAAGATCacagtcagggacaggtgaaggtcttcgaggtgcgaacgtcacAACAAGGGCAAGACAGACTCAGTGGTCGAGGAACAGGCAATGGTCAGGAAACAGGAACAGGAGTCGTAGGCACAAGGCAAGAAACCgctgatactgcaaaaccacaagggcgtttgcaagaatccgaGTTGTGTCATGGtcacggagctccttttatcccgggTTCCCATTGATTAGTCGCCAATGTTGGCGATCCGCTTGTTCCACGGGGTGTGACAGCTGCTGTAGGTTTCCTGCACTGCTGGTATTTAGCAGTCAGTTTTACTAAAAAGAATTACATTGATAATTTCTCCAGGTTTCATTTATCTGTTATTAATATTGACAATAGTATTCTGGttagaaagaaaacacatcTTATAACCTAGTAAATCAATAGTTCACAAGCTAACTACACAGCAGGAGAAGAGCAACAACTTACTGccaccaccttttttttttagtttcattgTGGAGTTTATGTATATTGATAGGCAGAGGCAACAACGCATGAAGGTAGACCTGTGACAGGTGTAACCAGAAAGACTGGGGTCGACGTGGACATCATAAGCACACACTGAGATTGAGGCCCCAGATTTTCATTCTAAACCGAGGTGCTCCGCAGCTATTCCATGGCTCTCGATCCAGGGGGGAACTGAGACTAACAGCTGATGGGACTTGGCCGACGGCACCCACAGCAGAAGACAGCTACAGCAAGGAGGTCTAGCTAATTATTTACAGTAAGTTGCTTATTGGATTTAaggagagaaaataaaaacattaaaatgccaCAAAACTGACAATAATGACAAAAGGGTGTTAGAAATGCAATGGAGTAAAAGCACATATCTATTCTAATACAGGATCACTTTTTAGTCCTCACTCAACTCCCTTTCAGAGGTTGGGAAGAAGTAAAGCTCCTTCATGAGAGCCTGAGAGGGAATATCTGGGTAAAAAGAGTGAAATAGTAGAACACGGCAAGGGTACACGTCGCTGTCTGCTGCCTGGTAGACTACATGGTTCTGAGAGAGACAACCTGGACCACACGCTTTGGGATGAGAAGGGAATTATCAGCATCAGAAAGGTGAGAAAACATCATTCAATTTCCCTGTTGCACCTTTTGAAATATGTGGTCATTTTCTGAGAGCACTGCagggaagcagcaggtggcgctgttgcctcactgcacctgggctgttcaagAGCGAGTCTGGaccctgctcagtccgtgtggagtctgtatgttTTCCCCGCATccacatgggttttctccaggtgctctggtttcctcccacagtccaaagacacacatttcattCACATGAACTGGTATCTCTCAGTTTCCCCAAAGCGTGCGACAGTGTGTGGCCACCCTGCCACGGACCGACGTCCCATCCAGGAGTAAAGGAACCGGATCTGGACCTTTGGCAACTCGGACTTGGACAAGGAATTAAAAGGACGAGCGAGTTAGCGAGTGGTCATCTTCTATCTGACAATAAAGACCCCACCGAGAGCAGAGTGGCGTCTGGCTTTTTCCGAATATTGACGGCTACGCGAGGCATAAATGCACTGCTGACGACAAGCCCTCTTACTCACCTTGTCAAATGCCGAACTGCTTGGAGATGCGCAGCAGAAGTACCCTCCACTTGGGAGATCAGTACTGCTCAGGTAAAGAGAATAGTGACGCTGACACCTGTGGAGGTGGAACACGGATCCGCTGATGCGAGGCTCTTCTGAGAAGCTCTCCTCTGGTGCTATTCAATGGTGTCGGAGGGAACAGCTCCAGCACCTGGGACAGCAGGGGACACGCTGAGGAAGGACTGCGGCCCAAACACACCGGTGCTATAGCATCGCCTCTGTGTTCGCGCTGAATAAAACGTACATACGTATAGTTGCAGCCTTATAACACTTCATTTCACTTTTCCGTGGGCTTCATCACCCGCTGTAACAGTTTCTCCTGCCTTTTAACGAGCACCTATTTAACCTTCCGCAAATGTTAACAAAGCGTTAGTATCCTGCGTCGAAATACCttcattttggatttttaagttttttttttttagggcaCACTTTCCTTCGAAGAACCTACTGTGAGAATAACGGTAGTCTGATGGCAGTCGGAGGCTCTCATGTCAGGAACTCTTCCGATGGGGTTGTTTTATGCGAGGAATGGAGGGCGTTACGCCAGGGATGGTTCTGTTCCGCTGCTGTGGTCCCTCGACACAAACGCGCTCCACAAAGTGTCCAACTTGCTCCTCCTGTCAACGACGGTAACAGTAAATAGCGGCGCTGACACGAAGGAATGAGCTGCTGCGCTGTGCGCCACCTACACATTGTGACATTTCACCTTCTCTTCTGTAAGGCGCAAGGGAAGGCGCAAGGAAGGCGCAAGCCAGGCGTTGACCCGTTCGGCCTGTTTTGCATTCACTCCACCTCGGTAGCACCTTCCTTCCTGGCAGTAAATGGGCAAAGCGCCTCCTCGTGCCAAACTCACATGACCGCACGATGCGAGCGAAAAGACGTTTTGCGCGCTCCTCCCGCAGCACGGACAGAAGGGACGGGACGGACGGAACGGACACCACACAGTCTTTTAGACCGAGATCGGAACGACCTGCGACTCCGAACACATGGCTCTCTGGAGGAGCGCGCTCACTGTGGCGGCGATCGTCACCGCGGCAAAAGGTAGGATTTACTACGCGGGAAAAACGTGAGAAAAACGTGAGAATCACGCCAAGGTAGAGAGTGCGGGCGCGAGCCGCCACTGACCAGCAGCGCGTGCACGTTCACGCACACGTCACGCTTCTTGCTGGGAGAGCGAACAGCGGCGCGTCGGTGGCTCCGCTAAACTTTAGTATCGCTGACATGATGATTGATGGAGTGGAACGAGTTGGACGCTTTAGTTTATGTTCCGAAAGATTCAAACGTCACGGCTGTTCCTGAAGGAAGCCGCTCGCGCCCGACATACTACTGCTGGACGTGACGAGTTTCAACGTGAGTAAATGCGGGACACGTGCCCTTGAACGCGGCCCACGACCCACGACCCACGACCCACGCACTCTTCAGCACACTTTTCTTTTAGTGAAGATCACCCAGAAGCGGTGCGTGTCAGGAGGAAGGACCAGTCGCCAGTGTCACCGACCCACCGACCGACAGCGAGAGCTCGACAGCGTGACGTCTTTACACCGTTAGGGTGAGAATTAGGATTAGGATTAGGAGtgaggggttagggttagggttagggttagtgcatGCGACTCCTTTGCTCTGCATGATGTGGAGCCACTTCTTTTAAGGGCATTCACAGTACCATGCAGGCACACTcattaaaacacagtaaaacatagTAACACTCAGCCCTTGGTGATGAGGAGGACAAAGTAAAAACTGCGCTGGAAGAACGTGATCATCGAAAGTGACCTTTTCAGGAATTTCCTTCGGGGGCCCAGCATGTAGAGAAGGCTAAACAAGGGTTACGTCCAACATGCATGTTTATGCGATGTGATCatgcataatttaaaaaccCGGAAGATACACATCTGATCCGGGGTCACATTTGTCACtaaatattcagtgttttcccCAATTGTAAATGTTTACCAAGCAGAAGTTGTTGCTAGAACGAGCGACTCGCTCCCTTACAGAGCACACGCTGCCTACGAACCatgtttagtgtgtgtgtgtgtcatacaaTCCGTATAGCAAATTTGTCACTGGTCACACTTGTACACGACACGATCCTGTTTCAACAAAAtgacgctttttttttttctctcccgcTTCTCAGAATCACAGTCGCAAGCAAACGGTAAGTTTTGCTAGTAGTTTTACACTATTGTGGGTCTGTGCTTTCTACACATTCGTCTGTTATTACACACGTTGTCACTCAGAATTCATCAGTTTTTCAAACTCGTATCATTTACAATAATGCGCTACATGTTTTAAGTTCTTTGTGTGTATGCACTGCATTTGTAGTCCCTAGAGAAAGATGGaaacacaaaactgaaattGGCAAAACTCAACATCCTCACTGCTGTAGAAAAACGTGTAACATGACGAAGACATGTACAGATACACGAAAACtatgttttataaaaacataGGTTATACAACAACCTCACATCTGACCATTAAATTTCACCTGCTCGCATGTCATCCCCCTTTCAGTGTGTGGTCAAGCCCCCCTGAACACCAAGATCGTTGGGGGGCAGAATGCTGCCCCGGGCAGTTGGCCCTGGCAAGTCAGTATGCGCTACCAGGGAAGTCACGTGTGCGGAGGGTCCCTCATCAACAACCAGTGGATCCTGTCCGCTGCCCACTGCTTCGCACTCATCAGGTATGAATTACAGGATGCGACAATGAAGAGGTGGAGCAGTGTTACGTGTGTCATGTACCATGTTTTGCGGTATGATGTGTTTCACCACTGATATCATCTTAAACTGCACTCTCTCACATTTTCTCCTGTAGCGCGGATCCAAGCGGTTGGACTATGGTTCTGGGCCTGCAGACCCAGCAGGGAACCAACCCAAACTCTGTGTCCGTATCAGTCAGCAGCATCACCGTGAACCCAAATTACAATGGAAACACCAACGACAACGATCTCGCTCTGGTCCAGCTCTCCTCCACTGTCAGCTTCAGTGACTACATCCAGCCCATCTGCCTGGCAGCCTCTGGCAGCACCTTCTACAACGGCACCGAGACCTGGGTCACCGGCTGGGGAAACATCCAGTCAGGAGGTGAGTGTGTTCGTCCTGAGGGCCAGCAGATGAAGATGTGGTTAAGGAACGGGAGCTGTAAGTGTTTGATTCACACTGTTCACATGGCAATGAGCGAGTTCACCTAAATGTCCTTGACTTATGAGATTTTGCCTCACAAACTTTTAGAGATACAAACTTGGCTTTATGTCCAGTATCGAATTGATGTTCATAAGTTCAAGCCCCGTCACCACATAAGGCTTCCGTAAGAATCCCAGCATTGCCATTGTTCACTAGCATTGTTCCTATCCACACAGCTGAAATGATCGTTTCAGTGTTATCGTAGTGGTTCTTCTGGGTTTTGTTGTGCGTACAAACCCAGCCCTGTGACTGACATTGCGGACAGCACTAGATGGACGGTCGGTACCCTATTACTATCAGAAATTGAAATATGAATTTACTCTGGTAAGGTTGCTGACTTCAGATCTACAACTAGTGAGTCTGTGCTAATTCTAAGTCCTTTACCCTCAGTGTCCCTCCCTTCACCCGGGACTCTACAGGAAGTGCAGGTTCCTGTGGTGGGAAACGGGAAGTGTAACTGTCTCTATGGACCGGGGTCCATCACGGACAACATGCTGTGTGCTGGTCTGCTGGCGGGGGGCAAGGACTCCTGTCAGGTACCGCAGCTACCACAGCCTCCTGAGTCAACGTCTGTCTCAGAGAGCACTCCACATGTCCACAGCGAGTCAAGTGTGACCGTTCCCACTCACGCCAGAAATGTGTTTCCACCTGTGCAGGGGGACTCAGGAGGTCCACTGGTGGTCAAACAGGGTTCCGTCTGGGTCCAGGCCGGGATCGTGAGCTTTGGTAACGGATGTGCTGAACCCAATTACCCAGGAGTCTACACCAGGGTGTCCCAGTATCAGTCCTGGATCAGCTCAGTCATCACCTCCAACCTGCCAGGATTTGTCACGTACTTCTCCAGTGGGACAAACAGTGACGTCACCTGCACCGCAACAGCCGCAGTCATCTCTTCCATGAATGTCCTCTTTTCCTCTATCCCCCTCTTTCTGTTTCCTTCACTGCTGCTCATTGACACCCTCTTCTAAGTCTCATGCTgaaaattttcttattttcatccAGTTGTAATCCAAACAGttgattaaattcattttcatttggctCCCTTACCAACCAGGTTCTTAAGATCAAGGGTAAAAAATACAGAGAGATTAGCAACTGTGATTAccataaataataaaggaaatgtAATAAGTTAAAATAAGTGAGGGGTGTAACCAGAAGACAAAGCAGAAGGATGGTATAGGAACTATGTAAACCAGAATGAAAAGCtgacataaatttaaaaacaatatacagtTAACATAAAAGATATGCATATTTGCATGTAACTGTAGAAAACATCAATTTATGAAGGCAACAGTTTTTAAAGTAGTAGCTCTTCTCCTCTAATTTCCAGGTTGAAAATAAGTGGGTCTCCTTCTTACCTCTTAGATTATTACTCCTCGATATATAGGGAATAACTGATAAAATGCAACTGCATTTTCATAGTTATATTAGTGATTGATTCATGATTAGTCACCGCATAACCAATACAGGGTTTcggacatacacacatatgtattcTTTAGATCCTTCAGCTTTACGGCTTCCATTAAACGTGAGATCTCAAATGCAGAGTTCAGACAGAAATACCACGAAGGAAATTGCGTGTTTATACCAGCTTACTGCTGTACAAAGAGCACGTTGGACTTTGTAGCGCTTAGAGTGAAATGAAGGCACCAAAGAAGGTGAGCTTCTACATTCCTGTGTCACCTTCTCATGTACTCATGAGTAGGTTCCTCACATGGACAAAGTGACATGTCTCATAACTCCTGCAGGATTGATCTAGAGTCCCGTCAGAGCTTAGAACAAAAGGCAAACTTGGTTTGTTCACAaggtttcatttctttttctttgaatCACTGCATGTGTTGTGAtaataatcacaataataatCACTGTAACCTCTCAGGGCGTTCGGGTTTCATGTCAACATCATCTAACCTCAACATTTCGTTCTCTTTTCATAAAGggtaaataaaaggaaataaataaataaatctctggCTGTGTGCACTCATTTCAAAGTACTGCTGCCAGCTGTTACCGATTTACAGCAACAGACTCTCTAACTCATGGCAACGCAAAGTTGGCAGAAACGTAAGGAATCTCTTGCATTGTCCTGTCTGAAATGCATCAGCGATAACAGAAGCAGCCTGTTTTTCTTGAGATTCTTGACTAGCTGGGTCATGACTGCATCCTAAATAATGCAGGAAGGAGCAATGAAAGATGGGCCCACTTGATAATGAGACAAGGTTTGAAACCATGACCTTCTCCATCATCACCTTCAAATCATGCTTATGGGCAGGTAAAGCTAGCCACCCCAGCCACTAGGAGGGATATCTACCAAGAGTCTTCATACACAGAATGACCAGCTTAAGCACCCTATTGTTACATTATAAAAGGTAACAACTCtctcaaaacacacaacactgaaTGACGATCACACCTTGCCCAGGTGCAGCGATGGCAATTGTGCGCAGCAGCGATCGACTTCTACACGCTCGTGTTTAGAATGAGACTGGATACAGTTCGTTAATATGaacataaacagaaataacGGAACTGCAGTGATGATGTTGTTTTGTGGTACGTGCAGCATGAGGAATTATTACTAACTACGTAACTACTCCTCTCTCTGGATTTCATCTAGTACCGCAGAACCTCAGTACCAATACCTCAGAACCCAAGTACCTCAATATCAGTACCTCAGCACCTCAGTATTAATACCTCATTATCCCAGTTTCAGTACCTCAGTACCTCATAATCTCAGTATCAATACCCCAATATCAGTACCTTTACCTCAGTACCAGTATCTTAGTATTAATACCTCAGTATCAGTACCTCAGTAACCCAGTGTTAGTACTTCGTTACCACAGTATCAGTACATATTAATACCTCAGTATCTCAGTAACAGTACCTCATTACCCCAGTATCAATACCTCAGTACCATTACTTCAGTACCTCAGAATCAGTACCTCAGTACCCCAATATCAGTACTTTGTTACCTCAGCGTCAATACCCCAGTACCTCAGTATCAAAACATCAGTACCTCAGTACCCCAGTGTTAGTACTTCGTTACCACAGTATCAGTACATATTAATACCTCAGTACCTCAGTAtcggaggggggtgcagtgggttggaccgggtcctgctctcctgtgggtctggggttcgagtcccgcttggggtgccttgcgacggactggcgtcccatcctgggtgtgtcccctctccttccagccttatgccctgagttgctgggtgaggctccggttccccgtgaccccgtatgggacaagcggttctgaaaatgtgtgtatctcAGTATCAGTACTTTGTTACTTCAGTACCACAATACCTAAGGATCTCAGTACCACAGTACCTAAGAATGTCAGAATCTTGGTACCTCCCTCTCGATGAGCAGCATATGAGCATGAGGAATTTCTCGTGTGACACACACGTTGACATCATGCGTTCACACGAAAGGCGGCAACTGATCTGCAGCATAAAAAGCGCAGGCGAGTAGAGAGTAGAGCAAAGCGAACATCCGTCGTGCGAAGAGCACACGGCTCGTCTCCGCCCGGTAACACCGGCACACGTGTCACCCTAAACCTTTTACAAAGAAGCAGCGAGAAATAATCAGACAACGAAGAGGACGATGACTCTGTGGACGGCTCTCTTCACTGTGGTGGCAGtaattgccatggcaacaggtaGGATTTATTCCACATAGCATATGGCAGACACGATGATggagataaagaaataaagattgCGGGGCAAG harbors:
- the LOC108925907 gene encoding transmembrane protease serine 9-like produces the protein MRTRKAFPLKAKFWKRMTPWRTLLDVMVAVTMATESHSQLHGKCPCWLLTITPCSASFGQEQFIMGSHQKGKSCTEYHLQTQYSATTNGRGEPESNLEVYGARMEGGYILDGIPACGRAPLNTKIVGGQNAAPGSWPWQVSMRYQGSHVCGGSLINNRWVLSAAHCFALISTNPSRWTMVLGLQTQQGTNPNSVSVSVSKITVNPNYNGNTNNNDLALVQLSSTINFSDYIQPICLAATGSTFYNGTETWVSGWGNIQSGGECVRPEGQQVVAWLGNRSLSLPSPGTLQEMQVPVVGNGKCNCLYGPGSITDNMLCAGLLAGGKDSCQGDSGGPLVVKRGSVWVQAGIVSFGNGCAEPSYPGVYTRVSRYQSWISSVITSNLPGFVTYFSSGTNSDVTCYKSSHLNSGRTLFFPSVLLSLLPSLLLLGKAARNNQTTKRTMTLWTALFTVVAVIAMATESHAQKPMCGQAPLNTRIVGGQNAAPGSWPWQVSMRYQGSHMCGGSLINNRWILSAAHCFTLISANPSRWTMVLGLQTQQGTNPNAVSVSVSKITVNPNYNGNTHDNDLALVQLSSTVNFNNYIQPVCLAAAGSTFYNGTKTWVTGWGYIQSGVFLPPPGILQEVEVPVIGNGKCNCLYGPGSITKNMLCAGLLAGGKDSCQGDSGGPLVVKQGSVWVQAGIVSFGNGCAEPNYPGVYTRVSPYQSWISSVITSNLPGFVTYSSSGTNRDVTCSAFGKTEIGTTCDSEHMALWRSALTVAAIVTAAKESQSQANVCGQAPLNTKIVGGQNAAPGSWPWQVSMRYQGSHVCGGSLINNQWILSAAHCFALISADPSGWTMVLGLQTQQGTNPNSVSVSVSSITVNPNYNGNTNDNDLALVQLSSTVSFSDYIQPICLAASGSTFYNGTETWVTGWGNIQSGVSLPSPGTLQEVQVPVVGNGKCNCLYGPGSITDNMLCAGLLAGGKDSCQGDSGGPLVVKQGSVWVQAGIVSFGNGCAEPNYPGVYTRVSQYQSWISSVITSNLPGFVTYFSSGTNSDVTCTATAAVISSMNVLFSSIPLFLFPSLLLIDTLF